In Anthocerotibacter panamensis C109, the sequence AGCTTTTCGGCATAGTAGATGGGTGTTGCGTCCGCTGTGATCAAGACTCCCAGGGAGGTGCTGAGTTTACATTGTCGTGCTGGTGGATTTACAGAGGATTTGAGGTAGCGGTGTACCGGCTTATCTGGATCAGGAAGCTGGTCGTCGGCATAGCGCTTGGGATCGAATGCAAGTAGCTGTTTTTCAAACTCGGTACCAATAGTTTGAGCAATTTCCAGGGCTTTGTCAGCAGGCACAATTAACAGAACATCATCACCGCCAATAAACAGGATCTCGAACGGGTGTATATAGATGTTTTGCCGCCCTTCTGTTTCTGGGTCATTCAGGTCTTTGAGGTATCTGGGGTTCAGGTGTTGGGCCAAGGCGCGGTAGACAGCATACTCCGTGGCTTGAGAGATATGCTCACTGAACTGCATATATTCTTCTGGAGTCCTAATTTTTTGGATATATTTACCCATATTGTTGCCATCGACGTAGATATAGCCGACGAAACCCTTGCTGCCATCCCCGATCTCTCTGAGGGATTGGGCTTCTTTGAGAATGTGTCCCTTGGGATTATATTGTTTAGTCAAGCTCTCTTTGTCCAGGTATTCCCCAAATTTTTGCACCCAACTTCTGACGGAACCGGGTCGCCAGTCTAGATGCAGATCTTCGTACCACTGTTGTCCTTGTTTATCTTCTCGTTTAGCTTTTTGTCCGATGATGCGTTTGCGGGCTAGGGGCTCAGAGAAAGATGGATCGCCGGGAAGAGGCACTTTCCCGATGGCGCTACGGCGATCACTGTAGTCACGTACCAGATAGGGGTGGGTCTCGAACATGGGGGGATAGGCACGGGTCGGACGGTCCACGCCCGGTAGCTGATTTCCGCTACGCCGTTGGTTAAATTAGCTCGCCAGCTTTCCGACTAGTTCATTAAAACTCTTGCGGTTTGCAAAAACTTTGTTTGGGGGGAGTTGGTCAGGGTTGTGGAAGTAGGCTTGAACTAGCGGGTTGGTGTGTGCCTGATGGTACCAATCCAGCCAGGGGGTCTGGTCTATCGGGTCTTGGAGGAGACCGAAGCGGATTTCTAGAAGCCGGAAGGTATGACCGACAGCACAGGAGTTGGCGGTGAGGGTTTCCTCGGTGTAGCGTCGCTCGATGGCATCGGATAGTTCATGGACAAAGGCTGCTGGACAAAAGGCCAGAATATTGCCCCCGGTGGAGTAAATGACCAATTCTGGGATGAGGGCATCGGAGAGCTTGGGTGCGCCCTCTCGTCCCGGAAAATGTTGATCTAACCATACGCGCACTTGGTCGCAATCGTCCTGGGATAAAACGTTTTTGGTTTCGCCAAAGAAGGCGGGCAGGTCTGTCAGGTTGATGCGGTCTAAGAGCGCCGAGGCTCCCCGGATGTCCTGAAGTTTGGCTGATTCAAAGACATAGCCTTTAATCTTGGTGGCTCCGCCGTAGACCAGACCAATTGGGGTATTTTGCTCCCACAAGGCGGGGTATTGGGTCTTGAGGTCCGCGAGTTGGGCTGGGAATTGGTCAATGGTCTGGAGTTGCTGGACTTGCTCGACCAGGGCGCGGGTCTCGGGAGGAATTTCTTGACTGTTTTTTAGAGCCTGCTGCATTTTCAGCAGTAGCTCCCGTGGGATGTGCGGTTGACGCTGGTCTCCCCATGCCAGACACCATGAGAGGGCGATTTGGACGCTTTGTTGAGGACTTACTGAGGACGAGGACGTAGAGGGGGGTTCACGGATCATAGCGAGAGACCTAGGGTGTTGCGTAGATTGACAGGAAGAAAGGCAGCCTGGAAGAAGTACTTGGTGGATTTTTGGTGTATAGCGACTGTCTTGGAAGGACGATACCATTAACGATCCCCGATGCAAGGAACTTCGCACATTCTTCATAAAGTTTGGGGTGGGTAGGAGGACGGGGGTTCATCGTTTGCGGGGTCGTGTCCTCAACAGTATGCATCCCGATGTGAAGGGAGCCTTCCGGGGTTTCACGCTAGGGTCTGGATTTTTCCTTGGGCTCGTAGATAGTTATCTGTTGGGGCATAGACGGCTCCAACAACACCTGCGGCGGTGAACAAAACGACGCCAATCACGGCTCCTAGACCAAGCCTAACCATCAGTAAGTCCCCCTTCCAGGCTCCCGATATTTCCGTCCCCTCACGGGGAAGTGGCATTCAGGTGACACCGGAGTCAAGATGCTTGCTGCATCAGCTTTCTAGCTGAGTGTATAGATGGTTATTTTTTAGCTAAAACTATTTTTTCTAAGCATTCT encodes:
- the cas10 gene encoding type III-B CRISPR-associated protein Cas10/Cmr2, whose product is MDRPTRAYPPMFETHPYLVRDYSDRRSAIGKVPLPGDPSFSEPLARKRIIGQKAKREDKQGQQWYEDLHLDWRPGSVRSWVQKFGEYLDKESLTKQYNPKGHILKEAQSLREIGDGSKGFVGYIYVDGNNMGKYIQKIRTPEEYMQFSEHISQATEYAVYRALAQHLNPRYLKDLNDPETEGRQNIYIHPFEILFIGGDDVLLIVPADKALEIAQTIGTEFEKQLLAFDPKRYADDQLPDPDKPVHRYLKSSVNPPARQCKLSTSLGVLITADATPIYYAEKLTEQLLKSAKDRAKRLKTDGYLGGTVDFQVMKSVTMISSDITSFREQGLTKKGHPTLKLYAAPYTLCELGGLLETVKAFKQSEFPRSQLYQIRSLLEQGKRLAMLNYRYFRVRLKLGQQTLLKEHFEEAWCEAKTNQGNLAPWIFVPPEPDSSKDSCYETIWRELVDLYPFVKELDPKAQSEAAPAAQEGA